One stretch of Henckelia pumila isolate YLH828 unplaced genomic scaffold, ASM3356847v2 CTG_477:::fragment_1, whole genome shotgun sequence DNA includes these proteins:
- the LOC140872744 gene encoding 1-aminocyclopropane-1-carboxylate synthase-like: MENKNQEQLLSKIATNDGHGENSSYFDGWKAYDMNPYHPNENQNGVIQMGLAENQLSFDLIQEWVKNNPRASICTAEGADDFKDIAIFQDYHGLPQFRNAVARFMEKVRGNRVRFDPDRIVMSGGATGAQETLAFCLADPGDAFLVPTPYYPGNDRDLTWRTRMQLVPVICNSSNNFKITRTALETAYQKAQESNIKIKGLLLNNPSNPLGTVLDRETLTDSLNFTKEKKIHLICDEIYSATVFSQPGFISIAEIVQENRASCNLDLVHIVYSLSKDLGFPGFRVGIIYSYNDKVTECARKMSSFGLVSTQTQHLIASMLSDDAFVDRFLEESSKRLGTRHGLLCGKLAKVGIRSLKGNSGLFCWMDLRRLLKEETFEAEMELWRVIINEVKINVSPGASFHCSEPGWFRVCYANMDDETMMVAMNRILKFVMQTKGMEAKNTRKQCWGSKLEISLSSKRLDEFFMAPHKMSPHSPMPSPLVRART, translated from the exons ATGGAGAACAAAAATCAAGAACAACTTTTGTCCAAGATCGCAACCAATGACGGACATGGCGAAAACTCGTCGTATTTCGACGGTTGGAAGGCATATGACATGAATCCTTATCATCCCAACGAGAACCAAAATGGGGTTATTCAAATGGGATTAGCAGAAAACCag CTTTCATTTGATTTGATCCAAGAATGGGTTAAGAACAACCCAAGGGCCTCAATTTGCACTGCAGAAGGTGCAGATGACTTTAAGGATATTGCAATATTTCAAGATTATCATGGCTTACCACAATTCAGAAAT gcTGTGGCAAGATTCATGGAGAAAGTGAGGGGAAATCGAGTCCGATTCGATCCGGATCGTATCGTGATGAGTGGAGGTGCAACAGGAGCTCAAGAAACATTGGCTTTCTGCTTGGCTGATCCTGGTGATGCATTCTTGGTCCCGACACCTTACTATCCAGG AAATGATCGAGATCTAACATGGAGAACACGAATGCAACTAGTTCCTGTCATCTGCAACAGCTCCAACAATTTCAAGATCACCCGAACCGCATTAGAAACCGCGTACCAAAAAGCTCAAGAATCGAACATCAAGATAAAGGGTTTACTTCTAAACAATCCATCAAACCCTCTAGGCACAGTACTGGACAGAGAAACCTTAACAGACTCGTTGAACTTCACCAAGGAGAAGAAAATACACTTGATTTGCGACGAAATTTACTCGGCAACAGTCTTCAGCCAGCCTGGTTTCATCAGCATAGCCGAGATTGTCCAAGAAAACAGAGCAAGCTGCAACCTGGATCTTGTCCACATTGTCTATAGTTTGTCCAAGGATCTCGGTTTCCCTGGATTCAGAGTCGGTATCATATACTCATACAACGATAAGGTCACAGAATGCGCGAGAAAAATGTCGAGTTTCGGGCTTGTTTCTACTCAGACACAGCACCTAATAGCTTCCATGCTGTCGGATGACGCTTTCGTGGACAGATTCCTCGAAGAAAGCTCGAAAAGATTAGGCACGAGGCACGGTTTGCTATGCGGGAAACTAGCTAAAGTTGGGATCAGAAGCTTGAAAGGGAATTCGGGGCTTTTTTGCTGGATGGACTTGAGAAGGCTGCTGAAAGAAGAGACGTTCGAGGCAGAGATGGAGCTGTGGAGAGTGATAATCAATGAAGTTAAGATCAACGTTTCGCCCGGTGCATCGTTCCATTGCTCTGAGCCGGGATGGTTTCGAGTTTGTTATGCAAACATGGATGATGAAACCATGATGGTTGCTATGAATAGAATACTCAAGTTTGTGATGCAAACAAAGGGTATGGAGGCGAAGAATACAAGGAAACAATGTTGGGGAAGTAAGCTTGAAATCAGCTTATCTTCAAAGAGATTGGATGAATTTTTCATGGCGCCACACAAGATGTCTCCTCACTCGCCTATGCCTTCGCCCCTCGTTCGCGCCAGGACATGA
- the LOC140872795 gene encoding 2-C-methyl-D-erythritol 2,4-cyclodiphosphate synthase, chloroplastic-like isoform X1, whose translation MAIATSIYCTTQLQYSRAFPKQQFPGAFVTRKTLPCQNSTLIFSLLPPVAVAASSSSVQAEPRSTAAAPAKVLPFRVGHGFDLHRLEPGYPLIIGGVNIPHDRGCEAHSDGDVLLHCVVDAILGALGLPDIGQIFPDTDPKWKGAASSVFVAEAVRLMHEAGYEIGNLDATLILQRPKVSPHKEAIRANLCHLLGSDPSVTNLKAKTHEKVDSLGENRSIAAHTVVLLMRK comes from the exons ATGGCAATAGCCACTTCAATCTATTGCACCACTCAGCTCCAGTACAGCAGAGCCTTCCCGAAGCAACAATTTCCCGGAGCGTTTGTTACACGGAAAACGCTTCCCTGTCAAAATTCAACGCTTATATTCTCCCTGTTGCCGCCGGTTGCGGTGGCTGCATCTTCCAGCTCCGTCCAAGCCGAGCCGCGGTCCACGGCCGCCGCTCCGGCGAAGGTTTTACCTTTTCGCGTAGGCCACGGCTTCGATCTCCACCGCCTGGAGCCTGGGTATCCTCTCATCATCGGCGGTGTCAATATTCCTCACGATCGAGGCTGCGAAGCTCACTCCGATG GTGATGTGTTGCTACATTGTGTTGTTGATGCAATATTGGGGGCATTGGGTCTTCCAGATATCGGGCAGATCTTTCCCGACACCGATCCCAAATGGAAAGGGGCAGCATCTTCTGTTTTCGTTGCGGAGGCT GTTCGACTGATGCACGAGGCAGGTTATGAAATTGGTAACTTAGATGCCACTTTGATTCTGCAAAGGCCAAAAGTTAGTCCTCACAAGGAGGCTATCCGAGCCAATTTGTGCCATCTACTCGGATCGGATCCTTCTGTTACCAACCTCAAAGCAAAAACCCACGAGAAAGTTGATAGTCTCGGGGAAAATAGAAGCATTGCTGCGCACACAGTGGTTCTCCTTATGAGGAAATAA
- the LOC140872795 gene encoding 2-C-methyl-D-erythritol 2,4-cyclodiphosphate synthase, chloroplastic-like isoform X2, with product MAIATSIYCTTQLQYSRAFPKQQFPGAFVTRKTLPCQNSTLIFSLLPPVAVAASSSSVQAEPRSTAAAPAKVLPFRVGHGFDLHRLEPGYPLIIGGVNIPHDRGCEAHSDGDVLLHCVVDAILGALGLPDIGQIFPDTDPKWKGAASSVFVAEAIPYKLVRFCYHGSRNDFTK from the exons ATGGCAATAGCCACTTCAATCTATTGCACCACTCAGCTCCAGTACAGCAGAGCCTTCCCGAAGCAACAATTTCCCGGAGCGTTTGTTACACGGAAAACGCTTCCCTGTCAAAATTCAACGCTTATATTCTCCCTGTTGCCGCCGGTTGCGGTGGCTGCATCTTCCAGCTCCGTCCAAGCCGAGCCGCGGTCCACGGCCGCCGCTCCGGCGAAGGTTTTACCTTTTCGCGTAGGCCACGGCTTCGATCTCCACCGCCTGGAGCCTGGGTATCCTCTCATCATCGGCGGTGTCAATATTCCTCACGATCGAGGCTGCGAAGCTCACTCCGATG GTGATGTGTTGCTACATTGTGTTGTTGATGCAATATTGGGGGCATTGGGTCTTCCAGATATCGGGCAGATCTTTCCCGACACCGATCCCAAATGGAAAGGGGCAGCATCTTCTGTTTTCGTTGCGGAGGCT ATACCATATAAACTAGTCAGGTTTTGCTATCATGGATCAAGAAATGACTTTACCAAGTGA
- the LOC140872779 gene encoding G-patch domain-containing protein 1-like, with product MATPEVPLRYVGVDRSSAAFRLMKQMGWEEGEGLGKEKQGIKGYVRVKNKQDTLGIGSEQPNAWAFDTTQFDNILKKLKVQAADVNLDEADEKDEVKSFSKPVPSNNNQEMVAKVTRPQGRYKKREKGKLVNGYSSQDLEGILVSRAKSTQSNCNVLDEVKPMENHMPEPDVEGKVQDVSPEWWGTKLGFIAGGLLGAELRRRNSPLTGGDENLDTRTTFNEDDQENLYKLVQDKATSGKQGLGIKDRAKKVAGCYFQGKKTNFDDSDVEDSSNVDSPVKRKLDENSEVEMVVESKQKIKKLCRRLLQQVPEQSLKLKQLKKLIDEHSPSTFSNISSEEAFTSLKHKLNNSDRFSIKGTRVFLTKRN from the exons ATGGCGACTCCGGAAGTTCCTCTCCGCTACGTCGGGGTTGATCGAAGCTCCGCCGCGTTCCGCCTGATGAAACAAATG GgatgggaagaaggagaagggcTGGGTAAAGAAAAGCAAGGGATCAAAGGTTATGTCCGAGTGAAGAACAAGCAAGATACTTTAG GCATAGGCTCGGAACAACCAAATGCTTGGGCATTTGACACTACTCAATTTGATAATATCCTCAAGAAACTGAAAGTG CAAGCGGCTGATGTCAACTTGGATGAAG CGGATGAAAAGGATGAAGTGAAATCTTTCTCAAAGCCTGTCCCTTCTAACAACAATCAAGAGATGGTCGCGAAGGTTACTCGGCCACAAGGAAG ATATAAGAAAAGAGAGAAGGGAAAGCTTGTTAATGGATATTCTTCACAGGATCTTGAAGGAATTCTT GTGAGCAGGGCAAAGTCTACCCAAAGTAATTGCAATGTCTTGGATGAAGTGAAGCCAATGGAAAATCACATGCCAGAGCCTGATGTTGAAG gaaaagttcaagatgtttccCCTGAATGGTGGGGAACCAAATTGGGATTCATTGCTGGAGGTCTGCTTGGTGCTGAATTGCGCAGAAGAAACTCCCCCCTAACTGGTGGTGACGAAAATCTCGATACGAGAACTACATTTAACGAAGATGATCAAGAAAATCTATACAAACTTGTACAG GACAAAGCCACATCTGGAAAACAAGGACTGGGTATCAAGGACCGTGCAAAGAAAGTTGCTGGCTGCTACTTTCAGGGGAAAAAGACAAATTTTGATGATAGTGATGTGGAAGATTCATCTAATGTAGATTCTCCAGTTAAAAGGAAACTAGATGAAAATTCCGAGGTCGAAATGGTTGTTGAGTCGaagcaaaaaattaaaaagctctGTAGGCGTCTTCTTCAGCAG GTGCCCGAACAGTCCTTAAAACTGAAGCAGCTCAAGAAACTTATTGATGAACACTCACCTTCTACATTCTCCAACATTTCTTCAGAAGAGGCGTTTACTTCCTTAAAACACAAG CTCAATAACAGTGATAGATTCTCTATAAAGGGAACGAGGGTCTTTCTTACGAAAAGAAACTGA
- the LOC140872724 gene encoding probable WRKY transcription factor 24: MEGENNSYFTPSLFPIQESMDNINIPPAPILDQSMQNLQYPQLLSSQNHNIDDFCNIFLPEQTTISSVREGEGIVRRNAGNCGKKRRYKNIPARVAFHTRSSEDILDDGYKWRKYGQKSVKDSIHPRSYYRCTHHTCNVKKQIQRLSKDTGIVVTTYEGIHNHPCEKLMETLTPILRQLQFLSRF, encoded by the exons ATGGAAGGTGAAAATAACTCCTACTTTACACCATCTTTATTTCCAATACAAGAATCAATGGATAATATTAATATTCCTCCAGCTCCCATATTAGACCAATCCATGCAAAACCTGCAGTACCCTCAATTGCTTTCTTCTCAAAATCACAATATTGATGATTTCTGTAACATTTTTCTGCCGGAGCAGACCACGATTTCTTCGGTTAGGGAAGGGGAGGGTATTGTACGACGAAACGCGGGGAACTGTGGTAAGAAAAGGAGGTACAAAAATATTCCGGCAAGGGTTGCATTTCATACCAGGAGTTCAGAAGATATTCTTGATGATGGATACAAGTGGAGAAAATATGGACAGAAATCTGTCAAAGATAGCATCCATCCAAG GAGTTATTACCGGTGCACACATCATACGTGCAATGTGAAGAAGCAAATACAGAGGCTTTCAAAGGACACCGGCATCGTTGTCACGACGTACGAAGGAATTCACAATCATCCCTGTGAAAAACTAATGGAAACATTGACCCCCATTCTCAGGCAGCTCCAATTTCTATCAAGATTCTGA